In Falco biarmicus isolate bFalBia1 chromosome 7, bFalBia1.pri, whole genome shotgun sequence, a single window of DNA contains:
- the LOC130152830 gene encoding homeobox protein SIX4-like, with protein sequence MSSASPTDEITSAVEIKQENVMEILSEASKVPPDGAAAGALNPAPPPPPAAAPFPMEHAGSAAAGEEGAADQVLLHTELLARNHHAASSPSSSSSSSSSSSSSQTPLAFSPDHVACVCEALQQGGNLDRLARFLWSLPPSDLLRGNESLMKARALVAFHQGIYAELYSILESHNFDSSNHPLLQELWYKARYTEAERARGRPLGAVDKYRLRRKYPLPRTIWDGEETVYCFKEKSRNALKELYKQNRYPSPAEKRNLAKITGLSLTQVSNWFKNRRQRDRNPSETQSKSESDGNPSTEDESSKGQEDLSPHPLSSSSDGVTSLSLPSHMEPVYMQQLGNTKIALSSSGVLLNGNLVPASTSPVFLNGSSFLQGPNGVILNGLSVGASQTVTLNSPKTTSSVVSNGVSITDILSSSSDDVKDFKLLQASVPSAAAATFSPSNIPVSFPGLIPSSEVKRESIQTAASQDGGSVVTFTAPVQINQYGIVQIPNSGTNGQLLNGSIGFSSLQLPPVSVAASQGNVSVNPSTSDGGTFTTESSAVQQGKVFFSPLAPSAVVYTVPNSGQAVGSVKQEGLERSLVFSQLMPVSQNTQLNVNMSSENISSGGLQSLASSLVNVTPSHNFSLTPPTLLNAAELNSGISESQSMSSPVTSTSTVISISNTNYATLQNCSLITSQDLLSISTAQPTLGEIVSTSGDRVSHSSAQVHQDFVREHRLVLQAVPDVKENFLPNAESKSTGNLMMMDSKSKYVMSNMVDTVCEELETDKKELAKLQTVQMDEDMQDL encoded by the exons ATGTCTTCTGCCTCCCCCACGGACGAGATTACGAGCGCGGTGGAGATCAAGCAGGAAAATGTGATGGAAATCCTCTCTGAAGCCAGCAAGGTGCCCCCCGACGGGGCCGCGGCGGGAGCCCTGAaccccgcgccgccgccccctcccgccgctgccccgTTCCCCATGGAGCACGCAggctccgccgccgccggggaggagggagccGCGGACCAGGTACTGCTCCACACGGAACTCCTGGCCAGGAATCACCACGCTGCCTcgtctccctcctcctcttcttcttcttcctcctcctcctcttcctcgcAGACCCCCCTGGCTTTCTCCCCGGACCACGTCGCCTGCGTGTGCGAGGCGCTGCAGCAAGGTGGGAACCTGGACCGCCTGGCCAGGTTCCTGTGGTCTTTGCCCCCGAGCGATCTGCTACGTGGCAACGAGAGCCTTATGAAAGCCCGGGCGCTGGTGGCTTTCCACCAGGGCATCTACGCCGAGCTCTACAGCATCCTGGAGAGCCACAACTTCGACTCCTCCAACCACCCGCTCCTGCAGGAGCTCTGGTACAAGGCTCGCTACACCGAGGCGGAGCGAGCCCGGGGCAGACCCCTGGGGGCGGTGGACAAGTACAGGCTGCGGAGGAAATACCCGCTGCCCAGGACGATCTGGGACGGCGAGGAGACGGTCTACTGCTTCAAGGAAAAGTCCCGCAACGCGCTGAAGGAGCTCTACAAGCAGAACCGGTACCCCTCGCCGGCCGAAAAGCGCAACCTGGCCAAGATCACCGGGCTGTCCCTCACCCAGGTCAGCAACTGGTTCAAAAACCGCCGGCAGCGGGACCGCAACCCTTCGGAGACCCAGTCCAAAAG CGAGTCTGACGGCAACCCTAGCACGGAAGATGAATCCAGTAAGGGGCAGGAGGATTTATCTCCCCATCCGCTCTCCAGCTCATCCGATGGCGTTACCAGCCTCAGCCTTCCCAGCCACATGGAGCCCGTCTACATGCAGCAGCTCGGAAACACTAAAATAGCCTTGAGCTCATCTGGCGTCTTGTTGAATGGAAACCTCGTGCCTGCCAGTACCTCTCCTGTCTTTCTCAATGGTAGCTCTTTTCTTCAGGGACCCAACGGTGTCATTCTCAACGGACTCAGCGTGGGGGCTTCGCAGACGGTTACCTTAAATTCGCCCAAAACCACGTCGAGCGTTGTAAGCAATGGGGTGTCCATTACTGACATACTGTCGTCTTCATCAGATGATGTCAAGGACTTCAAACTCCTTCAGGCTTCGGTCCCCAGTGCGGCAGCAGCCACCTTCAGCCCCAGCAACATCCCGGTCTCCTTTCCAGGATTGATACCAAGCTCAGAGGTGAAAAGGGAAAGCATACAAACTGCTGCTTCCCAAGATGGAGGCTCCGTAGTTACTTTTACTGCTCCTGTCCAAATAAACCAATATGGCATTGTCCAGATCCCCAATTCAGGAACAAATGGCCAGCTGCTGAACGGAAGCATcggtttttcttctctgcagctgcctcctgttTCTGTGGCAGCTTCACAAG GTAACGTTTCAGTAAATCCCAGCACGTCTGATGGAGGAACTTTTACAACTGAATCTtcagcagtgcagcagggaAAGGTCTTCTTCAGCCCCCTTGCTCCAAGTGCAGTTGTTTATACAGTTCCCAATTCAGGCCAGGCGGTAGGCTCTGTCAAGCAAGAAGGACTGGAAAGAAGCCTTGTGTTTTCTCAGTTGATGCCAGTCAGTCAGAACACGCAACTAAATGTAAACAtgtcttctgaaaatatatCCAGCGGAGGACTCCAGTCCCTGGCCTCCTCCTTAGTGAATGTAACGCCCTCACATAACTTTTCCCTCACACCACCAACTCTCTTAAATGCTGCAGAACTGAACTCTGGTATCTCAGAGAGCCAGTCCATGTCGTCGCCTGTGACCAGTACCTCTACGGTGATATCTATCAGCAACACTAACTATGCAACCCTTCAGAACTGTTCCCTCATTACCAGTCAAGATCTGTTGTCCATTTCTACAGCACAGCCCACACTTGGAGAAATAGTTTCTACAAGTGGAGACcgtgtcagccactcctctgCACAAGTACATCAAGATTTTGTCAGAGAGCACAGGTTAGTTCTGCAAGCCGTACCTGATGTCAAAGAGAATTTCTTACCTAATGCTGAGAGTAAGTCAACTGGCAATTTAATGATGATGGATTCAAAATCCAAGTATGTTATGAGTAACATGGTTGAcacagtttgtgaagaactggaaacagacaaaaaagaacTTGCCAAACTGCAGACAGTTCAGATGGATGAAGATATGCAAGacttgtaa